The proteins below are encoded in one region of Avibacterium volantium:
- the kduI gene encoding 5-dehydro-4-deoxy-D-glucuronate isomerase, whose amino-acid sequence MKVLHNMHPEDAKHYDSKRLRDSFLCEDLFQLNKINVVYSHIDRLVALGIMPNGVEKLFLDQVIDKKSFGTDFFLQRRELGIINLGGPALIETEQESYTLAHFDALYLGKETENIVFSSLDTKQPAVLYGLSVPAHHQFPNKLIKYAEARKVKLGSLDNANARTINQYLHPDILPTCQLCMGMTELETGSVWNTMPAHTHERRMEAYLYFDIAPDQVVFHFLGEPQETRHIVVRDKQLIISPSWSIHSGCGTKNYRFVWGMAGENQTFDDMDFIEMNDLR is encoded by the coding sequence ATGAAAGTTTTGCATAATATGCATCCAGAAGATGCTAAACATTATGACTCTAAGAGATTACGTGATTCGTTTCTTTGTGAGGACTTATTTCAACTCAATAAGATTAATGTAGTATATAGCCATATCGATCGTTTGGTTGCTTTAGGCATAATGCCAAATGGTGTAGAGAAATTATTTTTGGATCAAGTGATTGATAAAAAATCTTTTGGTACGGATTTCTTTTTGCAACGTCGTGAGTTAGGTATTATTAATCTAGGTGGCCCAGCACTAATTGAAACAGAGCAAGAGAGCTACACCTTAGCGCATTTCGATGCACTGTATTTAGGTAAAGAAACGGAAAATATCGTTTTTTCTTCTCTTGATACAAAACAACCAGCAGTTTTATACGGATTAAGCGTTCCCGCCCATCATCAATTCCCAAATAAACTTATCAAATATGCCGAAGCACGGAAAGTTAAACTCGGCTCCTTAGACAATGCAAATGCTAGGACGATTAATCAATATTTGCATCCCGATATTCTGCCAACTTGCCAACTTTGTATGGGAATGACGGAATTAGAGACTGGTAGTGTATGGAATACAATGCCAGCGCATACTCACGAACGTCGTATGGAAGCTTATCTTTATTTTGATATTGCACCAGATCAAGTGGTTTTTCATTTCTTAGGAGAGCCACAAGAAACTCGCCATATTGTAGTGCGAGATAAACAATTAATTATTTCACCAAGCTGGTCAATTCACTCAGGCTGCGGTACAAAAAATTATCGTTTTGTGTGGGGAATGGCAGGTGAAAATCAAACATTTGATGATATGGATTTCATTGAGATGAATGATTTACGTTAA
- a CDS encoding tagatose 1,6-diphosphate aldolase gives MSKLRTERLKKLCSQDNLIAALAIDQRGALRRMLGESASNEQLAEFKVLVSEYLTPYASSILLDPEVGWKAAEKRAASAGLLMAYEKTGYDKTQPGRYPDLIDDVSVQRLKAKGADGIKLLLYIDIDEGKEVNDRKEAFVERVASECKAEEMPFFLELVSYDANISDPKEYAKIKPRKVIEAMKLFSEPRFGVDVLKVEVPVDMKFVEGFAEQDAVYSQAQAKAYFKEQSDATEIPFIFLSAGVSAQLFLDTLRFAKDAGCDFNGVLCGRATWAGAAEIFKAEGAEAAKQWLLNEGKANIEALNAVLKETAQPLNI, from the coding sequence ATGTCAAAGTTAAGAACTGAACGTTTAAAAAAATTATGTAGCCAAGACAATTTAATCGCGGCGCTCGCCATTGACCAGCGTGGCGCATTACGCCGTATGCTTGGTGAATCTGCAAGCAATGAACAACTTGCAGAGTTTAAAGTATTGGTGTCTGAATACTTAACCCCTTATGCCTCATCTATTTTGCTTGACCCAGAAGTGGGCTGGAAAGCGGCTGAAAAACGTGCTGCCAGTGCGGGTTTATTAATGGCTTATGAAAAAACAGGTTACGACAAAACCCAACCGGGTCGCTATCCCGATTTAATTGACGATGTTTCCGTGCAACGTTTAAAAGCCAAAGGTGCAGATGGCATCAAATTATTGCTTTATATCGACATTGACGAAGGCAAAGAAGTCAATGATCGCAAAGAAGCCTTTGTAGAACGGGTGGCTTCAGAATGTAAAGCGGAAGAAATGCCATTCTTCCTAGAGCTTGTGAGCTATGATGCGAATATTTCTGATCCAAAAGAATATGCGAAAATCAAACCGCGTAAAGTGATCGAAGCAATGAAATTATTCTCCGAGCCACGTTTTGGCGTTGATGTGCTAAAAGTGGAAGTGCCAGTAGATATGAAATTTGTCGAAGGTTTTGCAGAGCAAGATGCGGTATATAGCCAAGCACAAGCGAAAGCGTACTTCAAAGAACAAAGCGATGCCACCGAAATTCCATTTATCTTCTTAAGTGCAGGTGTGAGCGCACAATTATTCTTAGACACATTACGTTTTGCCAAAGATGCAGGTTGTGATTTCAACGGCGTATTATGCGGACGTGCTACTTGGGCAGGTGCTGCGGAAATCTTTAAAGCAGAAGGTGCTGAAGCAGCAAAACAATGGTTACTCAACGAAGGCAAAGCCAATATTGAAGCATTAAATGCCGTATTAAAAGAAACCGCACAGCCATTAAACATTTAA
- the nagA gene encoding N-acetylglucosamine-6-phosphate deacetylase, which translates to MRYAIKPEKVMTSSGELLNKYVVINQGKIERIQVEKPTDCDVHYYPDSYLSAGFIDVHIHGRAGADVMDENDTALATIAQALPQTGVTAWVGTTVSAPWQNILSSMQRMKDYIQQGKQSGAELLGSFMEGPYFTERHRGSHPTEYLMPPTIPQLEELLQISDRTLLRVAIAPEIENAEPAIKWLVENGVKVSVAHTNATFEQVTKAYYLGADCGVHLFNGMSALHHREPGCTGAVLYHDMLAEIIADGIHVHPAVLNLAYKLKTYRRMVLITDCMRAGGLPDGEYMLGVQTVRVENGQARTFDGSLAGSTCSLDQALRNMVFKADVPVWEAIQMVTTIPATYLGVADRIGDIAVGKEANFTLLNKELQVQATYIQGEQVYKCGEKF; encoded by the coding sequence ATGCGTTATGCCATTAAACCTGAAAAAGTGATGACTTCATCAGGGGAGTTACTGAATAAATATGTGGTGATAAATCAAGGTAAAATCGAACGTATCCAAGTAGAAAAGCCCACTGATTGCGATGTACATTATTATCCTGACAGCTATCTTTCTGCGGGGTTCATTGATGTGCATATTCACGGCCGCGCAGGGGCAGATGTGATGGACGAAAACGACACCGCACTGGCTACCATTGCACAAGCGCTACCACAAACAGGGGTTACCGCGTGGGTGGGAACGACAGTTTCAGCGCCTTGGCAAAATATTCTTTCCTCAATGCAACGAATGAAAGATTACATTCAACAAGGCAAGCAATCGGGCGCTGAATTATTGGGTAGCTTTATGGAAGGGCCCTATTTCACCGAGCGTCATCGAGGCTCGCACCCAACCGAATATTTAATGCCACCAACGATTCCACAGCTAGAAGAATTATTGCAAATTTCCGACCGCACTTTATTACGTGTCGCTATTGCGCCTGAAATTGAAAATGCAGAACCCGCCATTAAATGGTTGGTAGAAAATGGCGTGAAGGTGTCTGTGGCACACACTAACGCCACCTTTGAGCAAGTGACCAAAGCTTATTATTTAGGGGCGGATTGTGGTGTACATTTATTCAACGGAATGAGCGCTTTGCATCACCGTGAGCCGGGTTGTACGGGGGCAGTGTTATATCACGATATGCTGGCGGAAATTATTGCAGACGGCATTCACGTTCACCCAGCCGTATTAAATCTAGCTTATAAATTAAAAACTTACCGCAGAATGGTGTTGATCACAGATTGTATGCGCGCAGGCGGCTTGCCAGATGGTGAGTACATGCTAGGCGTGCAAACCGTGCGTGTAGAAAACGGGCAAGCGAGAACCTTTGACGGCTCCCTTGCAGGCAGCACTTGCAGTCTAGATCAAGCCTTGCGCAATATGGTATTTAAAGCTGATGTGCCAGTTTGGGAAGCCATTCAAATGGTTACCACCATTCCCGCCACTTATTTAGGTGTGGCAGATCGCATTGGTGATATTGCTGTCGGCAAAGAAGCAAATTTCACCTTATTAAACAAAGAATTACAAGTTCAAGCCACTTATATTCAAGGCGAACAAGTTTATAAGTGCGGTGAAAAATTTTAA
- the agaR gene encoding transcriptional repressor AgaR produces the protein MKSAIERRMEIVAIVNKNSSARVEDLAETFSVSTVTIRQDLNFLEKNGYIVRSHGGAVPNKGMIAELSNAEKRHRNLGAKNKIAEAALKLINDDDIIILDSGTTTREIAAALKKSTVKNVLVMTNGLDIASELADAENVEVLMTGGKLRKNAMSFSGPQADASLANYCFSKVFLGVDGFDIQAGITTHNEQEANLNRIMCEISNQVIAVTDSSKFGKKSCHVIRKFADIDVLITDSGISPEYLTALQENNIEVIIVD, from the coding sequence ATGAAAAGTGCAATTGAAAGACGAATGGAGATTGTCGCAATAGTCAATAAAAATTCTTCTGCCCGTGTGGAAGATTTGGCTGAAACCTTTTCTGTTTCTACCGTTACTATTCGGCAAGATCTCAATTTTTTAGAAAAAAATGGCTATATTGTGCGTTCACACGGTGGTGCTGTACCAAATAAAGGAATGATCGCAGAATTAAGCAATGCCGAAAAAAGACATCGTAATTTAGGGGCAAAAAATAAGATTGCGGAAGCCGCGCTAAAACTGATTAATGACGATGATATTATTATTTTAGATTCAGGCACGACCACGCGAGAAATTGCTGCTGCGTTGAAAAAATCCACAGTGAAAAATGTGCTGGTAATGACAAATGGGCTGGATATTGCTTCTGAATTAGCCGATGCGGAAAATGTGGAAGTGCTCATGACAGGCGGTAAATTACGCAAAAATGCGATGTCTTTCTCTGGACCACAAGCAGATGCGAGTTTAGCAAATTACTGCTTCAGCAAAGTATTTTTGGGCGTTGATGGATTTGATATTCAAGCAGGTATTACCACGCATAATGAGCAAGAGGCGAATCTCAACCGCATTATGTGCGAGATTTCTAATCAAGTGATTGCGGTAACGGATTCCAGTAAATTTGGTAAAAAAAGTTGCCACGTTATCCGCAAATTTGCCGATATTGACGTATTAATTACCGATTCTGGCATTTCTCCTGAATATTTGACCGCACTTCAGGAAAATAATATTGAAGTGATTATTGTAGATTAA
- a CDS encoding carbohydrate-binding protein: MMTKITLSVLDQNSNIKICKSAFDFLMLTYKGEYQAGDVIRIEVDNPPCYLKLRLEDSLESCLIYVTENLFEFQIPFGDQTRLYNSDKAFQGGLHFLWVRSAREYEINQYGNLAFNPYCQPQQKGVYPQISSNIVPSNIRFAPYNVIDGIFDSNAHGSYPFTSWSNAQSPNAQLKIDFGRTVEIDGLILMLRADFPHDAWWESLSVHFSDGSEEILHLSRTGQPQTFSFKQRQSDFILLTNFIKGEDKSPFTALTQIEVLGQNIRIQHSEK; this comes from the coding sequence ATGATGACAAAAATTACGCTCAGTGTTTTAGATCAAAATAGCAACATCAAAATTTGCAAAAGTGCTTTTGACTTTTTAATGCTCACTTATAAAGGTGAATATCAAGCGGGCGATGTGATCCGTATTGAGGTAGATAATCCCCCTTGTTATTTAAAGTTGCGTTTAGAGGATAGCTTAGAAAGTTGCCTTATTTATGTAACGGAAAACCTTTTTGAGTTTCAAATTCCGTTTGGTGATCAAACACGCTTATACAATAGTGATAAAGCATTCCAAGGCGGGCTGCATTTCCTCTGGGTTCGCAGTGCGAGAGAGTATGAAATTAACCAATATGGCAATCTAGCGTTTAACCCTTATTGCCAACCTCAGCAAAAAGGTGTGTATCCACAAATTAGTAGTAATATTGTGCCAAGCAATATTCGCTTTGCCCCTTATAATGTGATTGATGGCATTTTTGATAGTAATGCACACGGTTCTTATCCTTTTACCTCTTGGAGCAACGCCCAATCCCCTAATGCACAATTAAAAATCGATTTTGGACGAACAGTAGAAATTGACGGCTTGATTTTGATGTTAAGAGCGGATTTTCCTCACGATGCGTGGTGGGAAAGTTTGAGTGTACATTTTTCTGATGGTAGCGAAGAAATCTTGCATTTAAGCCGAACAGGGCAACCGCAGACATTTTCTTTCAAGCAACGACAAAGTGATTTTATTTTGCTGACTAATTTTATAAAAGGTGAAGACAAATCCCCTTTTACTGCTCTAACGCAAATTGAGGTATTAGGGCAGAATATTAGAATACAGCATAGCGAGAAATAA
- a CDS encoding sulfatase family protein codes for MKRSLLSQCLLSALVVGAAAQPVYAHSQDPQKPNVLVIVMDDLGTGQLDFAIDSLDKNELSKRPVAARYQGDLDKMIDAAQRAMPNVSKLAATGVKMTNAFVAHPVCGPSRAGILTGRYPASFGIYSNDDSFNGIPLDVKLLPALFQENGYATANIGKYHNARVNKDRKIGRITKPDDVKTRDYHDNFSSVPDKGYFPTDRGFDYSYSYFVSGAALWNSPALWRNDKPIEAPGYLTHNLTNEALQFIDKTGDKPFFLNLAYSVPHIPLEEASPAKYMDRFNTGNVEADKYFAAINAADEGIGKIIDKLKADGKLDNTIIFFLSDNGSVHEAPMPLNGMDRGFKGQMYNGGVRVPFIVSWPGHIPADTKNDSLISAVDILPTALKAANIKVPASLKLDGRDILPVLEGKEKVSPHKYLYWAGPGAKHYSEDNQKFWADYWKYITYNTNDAPKNPNLEKLSKSSWAIRDQDWALYFYNDGSNKLHLYHDKVDPAESQDVADKYPEKVKELQKAFYDWISTQPKPMAWNPEEFQAIEASAKAK; via the coding sequence ATGAAACGCTCGTTACTTAGTCAGTGTTTATTATCCGCATTGGTTGTTGGTGCTGCGGCTCAGCCTGTTTACGCACACAGCCAAGATCCTCAAAAACCGAACGTGCTGGTTATTGTAATGGACGATTTAGGCACAGGCCAGCTTGATTTCGCCATTGACAGTTTAGACAAGAACGAATTAAGCAAACGCCCTGTTGCTGCTCGTTATCAAGGTGATTTAGATAAAATGATTGATGCCGCACAGCGTGCAATGCCGAATGTGTCTAAATTAGCCGCAACTGGGGTAAAAATGACCAATGCGTTCGTTGCTCACCCTGTTTGTGGCCCATCTCGTGCAGGGATTTTGACAGGACGTTATCCAGCGTCATTTGGTATTTATAGTAATGATGATTCTTTCAACGGTATTCCACTTGATGTGAAACTGTTGCCAGCGTTATTCCAAGAAAATGGCTATGCCACGGCGAATATTGGTAAATACCATAATGCTCGAGTGAATAAAGACAGAAAAATTGGACGTATCACTAAGCCTGATGATGTAAAAACCCGTGATTACCACGATAACTTCTCATCTGTACCAGATAAAGGTTATTTCCCAACCGATCGCGGTTTTGATTATTCTTACAGCTACTTTGTATCAGGGGCGGCATTGTGGAATTCCCCGGCACTATGGCGTAATGACAAACCGATTGAAGCACCGGGCTATTTAACCCATAATTTAACCAATGAAGCACTTCAATTTATTGATAAAACAGGCGATAAACCGTTTTTCTTAAATCTCGCTTATAGCGTACCACACATTCCATTGGAAGAGGCATCACCTGCCAAATATATGGATCGTTTTAATACAGGGAATGTGGAAGCCGATAAATATTTTGCGGCGATCAATGCGGCTGATGAGGGCATTGGTAAAATCATCGACAAATTAAAAGCTGACGGCAAATTAGATAACACCATTATTTTCTTCTTATCCGACAATGGTTCGGTTCACGAAGCGCCAATGCCATTAAATGGAATGGATCGTGGCTTTAAAGGACAAATGTATAACGGTGGTGTGCGAGTGCCATTCATCGTTTCTTGGCCGGGACACATTCCAGCGGATACTAAAAATGACAGCTTAATTTCTGCGGTAGATATTCTGCCAACAGCACTGAAAGCTGCGAATATTAAAGTGCCAGCTTCTTTAAAACTGGACGGACGTGATATTTTGCCAGTGTTAGAAGGCAAAGAAAAAGTTTCACCGCACAAATATCTCTATTGGGCGGGACCAGGTGCGAAACATTATAGTGAGGATAACCAAAAATTCTGGGCGGATTATTGGAAATATATCACCTATAACACTAATGATGCACCGAAAAATCCAAACTTAGAAAAACTCTCGAAAAGCTCGTGGGCAATTCGCGATCAAGATTGGGCGTTATATTTCTACAATGATGGAAGTAACAAACTTCATCTTTATCACGACAAAGTTGACCCAGCAGAGAGCCAAGATGTGGCAGATAAATATCCAGAAAAAGTAAAAGAATTGCAAAAAGCATTTTACGACTGGATCAGCACACAACCAAAACCAATGGCGTGGAATCCTGAAGAATTCCAAGCGATTGAGGCTTCAGCAAAAGCAAAATAA
- a CDS encoding anaerobic sulfatase maturase encodes MCQSQPAYFHMMAKPSSFHCNIKCEYCFYLEKEQVLTHNVRLMSDDTLRQYTKNYIESHAGDHVDFAWQGGEPTLLGLDFFKRAVQFQKEFANGKTITNGFQTNGIAINRQWAEFFKENNFLIGISVDGLSEVHDRYRISVNGQPTFERVKKAIDLLKEYEVDFNTLTVINDKNWDKGRETYQALKELGSTFMQFIPIVEVANYSLQRCDYSPGKNYRMAPFSVPADGYGHFLLDVFTEWVRQDVGRIFVREFDNLLGQWLGYPSTSCIHTETCGTAMIVEANGDVYSCDHYVYPDYRLGNVNKQPLNQIALSTKQQKFGKAKKETLTKACEKCDVRMICQGGCPKHRIVNLKGEKFKQNYLCPSYQLFFRQTAPLMHRMREIIQRGGLAEDIMKIIN; translated from the coding sequence ATGTGTCAATCTCAACCCGCTTATTTTCATATGATGGCAAAACCAAGTAGTTTCCATTGCAATATCAAATGTGAATACTGTTTTTATTTGGAAAAAGAGCAAGTCCTAACACATAACGTTCGCCTAATGTCTGACGATACTTTACGTCAATATACCAAAAATTACATTGAATCCCACGCAGGCGATCACGTTGATTTCGCGTGGCAAGGCGGTGAACCCACCTTACTCGGTTTGGATTTTTTTAAAAGAGCGGTGCAATTTCAGAAAGAATTTGCTAACGGCAAAACGATTACCAATGGTTTTCAAACCAATGGCATTGCGATTAATCGTCAATGGGCAGAATTTTTCAAAGAAAATAATTTTCTTATAGGGATTTCTGTGGATGGTTTAAGTGAGGTTCACGACCGCTATCGTATTTCTGTCAATGGGCAGCCCACATTTGAACGGGTGAAAAAAGCCATTGATCTATTAAAAGAATATGAAGTGGATTTTAATACGCTCACTGTAATTAATGATAAAAACTGGGATAAAGGACGGGAAACTTACCAAGCGTTGAAAGAGTTAGGCTCGACTTTTATGCAGTTTATTCCTATTGTTGAAGTGGCGAATTATTCCTTACAACGCTGTGATTATAGTCCTGGAAAAAATTATCGAATGGCTCCCTTTTCTGTACCAGCCGATGGCTACGGGCATTTCCTATTAGACGTGTTTACCGAATGGGTTCGACAAGATGTGGGGCGTATTTTCGTGCGTGAATTTGATAACTTACTTGGGCAATGGTTGGGCTATCCTTCCACCAGCTGTATTCATACGGAAACTTGTGGCACCGCAATGATCGTAGAAGCCAATGGAGATGTTTATTCTTGCGATCACTATGTTTATCCTGATTATCGTTTAGGTAATGTGAATAAACAGCCTCTCAATCAAATTGCACTTTCAACCAAGCAACAAAAATTTGGTAAGGCGAAAAAAGAAACGCTCACTAAAGCCTGCGAAAAATGTGATGTGAGAATGATTTGTCAAGGCGGGTGTCCGAAGCATCGTATTGTGAATTTGAAAGGGGAAAAATTTAAACAAAATTATCTTTGTCCTTCTTACCAACTCTTCTTTCGTCAAACCGCACCTTTGATGCACCGTATGCGAGAAATTATTCAGCGTGGCGGGTTGGCTGAAGATATTATGAAAATAATCAACTAA
- a CDS encoding RpiB/LacA/LacB family sugar-phosphate isomerase: MKIALMMENSQAAKNPIILNELKNVVEPKGHSVYNVGMNSEQDHHLTYIHLGIMASILLNSKAVDFVVAGCGTGQGALMSLNLHPGVVCGYCLEPADAFLFAQINNGNALSLAFAKGFGWGAELNVRYMFEKAFEGERGQGYPVERREPQVRNAGILNQVKTAVAKDYLDTLRSIDPELVKTAVSGERFQQCFFDNCQDDEIRAYVTEVLNS; the protein is encoded by the coding sequence ATGAAAATTGCATTAATGATGGAAAACAGCCAAGCGGCGAAAAACCCAATTATCTTAAATGAGTTAAAAAACGTGGTTGAGCCAAAAGGGCATAGCGTTTATAACGTGGGAATGAACAGCGAGCAAGATCACCACTTAACTTATATCCACTTAGGGATTATGGCGAGCATTTTATTGAACTCTAAAGCGGTGGATTTCGTTGTAGCGGGTTGTGGAACAGGGCAAGGTGCATTAATGTCATTAAACCTGCACCCAGGTGTGGTGTGTGGTTACTGCTTAGAACCTGCTGACGCGTTCTTATTCGCACAAATCAACAATGGTAACGCATTATCTTTAGCCTTTGCTAAAGGATTCGGCTGGGGGGCAGAATTAAACGTGCGTTATATGTTTGAAAAAGCCTTTGAAGGTGAGCGTGGTCAAGGCTATCCAGTTGAACGTCGTGAACCTCAAGTTCGCAATGCTGGCATTCTCAATCAAGTGAAAACGGCGGTGGCGAAAGACTATTTAGACACCTTGCGTTCAATTGATCCAGAATTGGTGAAAACCGCAGTGAGTGGTGAACGCTTCCAACAATGCTTCTTCGATAACTGCCAAGACGATGAAATCCGAGCTTATGTTACAGAAGTATTGAATAGCTAA
- a CDS encoding glycoside hydrolase family 88/105 protein: protein MNPQQQQTLELMKRVYHWQKDHQTRTVIRRTGRVRFIKDTDWDRAVFWASVSNAWKVTGEQSFLDGALDYTLHTGFRTGPHLRFADDLVCAQSYLDVYPLFNQPEALEPTINFVEDMLANPKPGREDWWWCDSLFMAPQVFFTLSTLTGESKYRDYANQAWWDSVDHLQDKETGLFYRDYRYIPDGKGGELREANGEKVFWGRGVGWVIAAIPRLFRDMPEDFPDRERYLALYCHLAETILPFQQEDGFWRASLLDPQTFPAKESSATALFCYALAWGINQGILDRATYLPVVEKAWAALESAVNSEGKLGWIQLPAFNPREVKEEDNIDYGVGAFLLAGAEIYQLQAE from the coding sequence ATGAACCCTCAACAACAGCAAACCCTTGAGTTAATGAAACGCGTGTATCATTGGCAAAAAGATCATCAAACACGCACGGTGATTAGACGCACAGGACGAGTGCGTTTTATTAAAGACACAGACTGGGATCGCGCGGTGTTTTGGGCAAGTGTGTCCAATGCGTGGAAAGTAACGGGTGAACAAAGCTTTTTAGATGGGGCATTAGATTATACCTTGCACACGGGGTTCCGCACAGGACCACATTTACGCTTTGCTGATGATTTGGTTTGTGCACAATCCTATCTTGATGTGTATCCGTTATTTAATCAACCAGAAGCCTTAGAGCCAACCATCAACTTTGTAGAAGATATGCTGGCAAATCCAAAACCAGGGCGTGAAGATTGGTGGTGGTGTGATTCACTCTTTATGGCACCACAAGTGTTCTTTACCCTCTCCACCTTAACGGGCGAAAGCAAATACCGTGATTACGCAAACCAAGCGTGGTGGGATTCTGTCGATCATCTACAAGATAAAGAAACGGGCTTGTTCTATCGTGATTACCGTTATATTCCAGATGGCAAAGGCGGTGAATTGCGTGAAGCCAATGGTGAAAAAGTCTTTTGGGGACGTGGCGTAGGTTGGGTGATTGCCGCCATTCCACGCTTGTTCCGTGATATGCCAGAAGATTTCCCAGATCGCGAACGTTATTTAGCGCTTTATTGTCATCTTGCAGAAACCATCTTACCGTTCCAACAAGAAGACGGTTTCTGGCGTGCAAGTTTACTTGATCCTCAAACTTTCCCAGCCAAAGAAAGTAGCGCAACAGCATTATTCTGCTACGCATTAGCTTGGGGGATCAATCAAGGCATTTTAGATCGTGCAACTTATTTGCCAGTGGTTGAAAAAGCGTGGGCTGCATTAGAAAGTGCGGTCAATTCTGAGGGCAAATTAGGCTGGATTCAGCTTCCTGCTTTCAATCCGCGTGAAGTGAAAGAAGAAGACAACATCGATTACGGTGTGGGTGCTTTCTTACTTGCAGGAGCAGAAATTTATCAATTACAAGCCGAATAA
- the agaF gene encoding PTS galactosamine/N-acetylgalactosamine transporter subunit IIA, with the protein MLGIVVSGHINFASGMRSAVQAIVGEQPQLEFVDFLESMSTDELEAQLLAAKERVNSGDGVLFLVDLYGGSPCNRAINLLLQDPNVEVVAGTNLSMIVNAALEREEFTLRELTDCLANGEFSQIKDLRQDLAALSQDDEDETDGL; encoded by the coding sequence ATGTTAGGTATCGTGGTATCAGGTCATATTAATTTTGCTTCGGGTATGCGTTCAGCCGTACAAGCTATTGTTGGCGAACAACCGCAATTAGAATTTGTTGATTTCTTAGAATCTATGTCCACTGATGAGCTAGAAGCCCAATTATTAGCGGCGAAAGAGCGTGTAAACTCAGGGGACGGTGTTTTATTTTTAGTGGATCTTTATGGTGGTTCTCCTTGTAATCGTGCAATCAATCTCTTATTGCAAGATCCTAATGTCGAAGTAGTGGCTGGCACCAATTTATCAATGATCGTCAATGCGGCATTAGAACGTGAGGAATTCACCCTGCGTGAATTAACGGATTGTCTTGCCAATGGCGAATTTAGCCAAATCAAAGATTTACGCCAAGATCTTGCCGCACTTTCGCAAGATGATGAAGACGAAACAGACGGACTATAA
- a CDS encoding PTS system mannose/fructose/sorbose family transporter subunit IID yields MESKNVNNQVNLVDDIDAYQDQTVRKVITKGDLWKCAIRGLFMEGNFNFERMQAGGWAYSIIPALKKIHGNNKYDLAKSLKNHLQFFNASPKLFTFLLGTAIAMEENKEKPSTINVMKVAGMGPTGGIGDGIDHMTIMPLTLALGSSIAIEGSIAGPFVFFILYQILHFFVYFSLMFMGYKAGTAAMVNMSDSTERLAKAANIMGIFVIGALCATFIRFKTTATIEMGGKVVELQTALFDKIMPNLLPLALVFLMFKLVKGTGFWAKPPVLIFSTLAFGVVGHLIGII; encoded by the coding sequence ATGGAATCTAAAAACGTAAATAATCAAGTAAATCTTGTTGATGATATCGATGCGTATCAAGATCAAACCGTTCGCAAAGTGATTACAAAAGGTGATCTTTGGAAATGTGCGATTCGTGGTTTGTTTATGGAAGGGAACTTCAACTTTGAACGTATGCAGGCAGGTGGTTGGGCATATTCAATTATCCCAGCGTTGAAAAAAATTCACGGTAACAATAAATATGATTTAGCGAAATCATTGAAAAACCACCTACAATTCTTCAATGCAAGTCCAAAACTCTTTACTTTCTTGCTTGGTACAGCCATTGCGATGGAAGAAAATAAAGAAAAACCATCTACTATCAACGTAATGAAAGTAGCGGGTATGGGCCCAACTGGGGGGATCGGTGATGGTATCGACCATATGACCATTATGCCATTAACCCTTGCATTAGGTTCATCTATTGCGATTGAAGGATCGATTGCGGGGCCGTTCGTGTTCTTTATCCTATATCAAATTTTACACTTCTTTGTGTACTTCAGCTTGATGTTTATGGGATATAAAGCCGGTACAGCTGCGATGGTAAATATGAGTGATTCTACCGAGCGTTTAGCTAAAGCAGCGAACATTATGGGTATTTTCGTTATCGGGGCATTGTGTGCGACCTTTATACGCTTTAAAACCACGGCAACCATAGAAATGGGTGGAAAAGTGGTGGAATTACAGACCGCACTTTTCGATAAGATTATGCCAAACTTGTTACCATTAGCCTTAGTTTTCCTAATGTTTAAATTAGTAAAAGGTACAGGCTTCTGGGCGAAACCACCAGTACTTATTTTTAGTACGCTTGCTTTTGGTGTGGTTGGACATTTAATCGGCATTATCTAA